The Rattus norvegicus strain BN/NHsdMcwi chromosome 20, GRCr8, whole genome shotgun sequence genomic interval GATTGATCTGCTGTTGCCAGTCTACCTTCAATGTCCATCAGCAGCATACTCTGCATTGCCAGCCACGTATCCCCGAGTCTAAAACACATCATAGTTTCCTTGGCTCACTCTAATTTTCACAGCAATCATTTACTGAATCTATCATCTAAAGACATCCAAAAGAAAAGCCTTGCATTTAATTAGGTAAAATGAAGGCTTTTTTGCCTATCTATCCAATTGGGTCTATCAATTTCCAAGTGTTATAAGTTCCTTAACCACAGATGGGTACAATGACAAGGTCTGTGTCTCCAGTCGCTTGAGATGTTGACCAGGAATCCAGCACAGTAAAAGCCTTCCTGAGCAATATGTTGTGCTAGATCAGCCTGAATTTTTTTGAAAAACTCTATCTTGGAAAAAATGAGGCCTAAAGCATAAGCATCAAATGTGTGAAATATTGTGTTCAATTCCCACTACTGCATCTTAAAGTGAATTTATTAATATCCATCTATTCAAAATATGAACAATTCATGGGTATATTTTGCTACATGTCATCCATTGTGCACTATGAGGAACAGGAGGGAATGCACAAGAGAGCTCATGAATCTTTCATTGTTCACGACACAGAGTTCCTGATCAATCTGTGCCACCAGACAATGACTCTAGAGCCTTTTTTCTTCTGGCAGTCCCAAGTAGGGCTGAAGCAGAATACAAGCATAAAACCTGAAAGCATCTGGGCCACAttacaggtatatatatatatatatatatatatatatatatatatatatatactttgcCAAGGGTTCCATCATTTTCAGATGATATTGAATGTAAATGAGTTTGCCCAGACTATCAAATTCACTTGTTCTTTCTCTTGTTAGGGACATTTTAGTTGGAATAATTATTGTTGCTTGGATAGGGAGTTGGTAAGAGGTATGTTTGAAGAACTATTGTTGCTTAGTAAGGCAGTTTGTAAGCTTAGATAAAATAGAGTCTGAAGTCCAAATGACATTACTTAATATAAGTTCTTTTATCTGCTCCTAGCAATTTCCATTCTTAATTTTACATGCAAATTTATATGAAAGGATGCCAAGTTAGATTCATCAATGGTCATCTGCCAAATAAATTCAGAGTTGACATTTTATAGGGTATACCTGGTTTGTTCCAATTTCTATATTATATAGAGCTtacaaatttaaatgaaattgagccacattttctcatatatttattcTCTTATTTGGTCATGTTTGTTATAATACACGATTGAAGAATCAACAAACTTCATACAACAGTATTCACATTAATTGTGTTTTAATATTCAAGGATAAGTTATTAGATTGAGTCAAAGATGTATTCTGATTTTCCTATTCAGAGCACGCCTCACTTCCTTGTTCCTCAGAGTGTAGATAAGTGGATTGAGTGCAGGAGTGACCACAGTGTACATGACAGCAATGATCCTGTCCTTTTCCAGGGAGCTCCCTGAATCAGGATTGATATAAATGAAAAGAACAGGAGCATAGAAAATAATGACAACCATGAAGTGAGAGGCACAAGTGGACAATGCTTTGTGCAACATGCTACAAGAACGGGTTTTGAGAAACAGATAGGTAATGATGTAGAAATAGGAGAGAAAAGTCAGAAAGAAGAGGCCAATGGCAAATGTCCCTGTGAATGTATTGAGCAGCCACCTGTTGAGTTCAGTGTTTCCACAGGCCAGCTCCAATAATGGcttaacatcacagaagaaatgatGGATATGGTTGGAACCACAGAAGTTCAATTGATACGTCAATATGGAGTGAACTAGAGCATGAAGAAAAGGAATGGCCCAGATGAAGACAGCCATCTGGATACACACCTGACGATTCATGATGGAAGGGTAGTGGAGTGGTCTGCAGATAGCCACAAAGCGGTCAAATGCCATGATTGTCAGCAGTAAAGCCTCTGTGCTACCCAGGAAGTGGAAGAAATAAAGCTGAGTTATGCATCCCAAGAAGGAAATTGCTTTGCTTGTGGAGAAGAAGTTCTCAAGCATCTTTGGCACTGTTACAGTGGAGAAGCAGATATCTAGACATGCTAGGTTTCCCAAGAAGAAGTACATAGGTGAGTGGAGTCTTGGATCTAAGCTGACGATCATCATGATGGCTCCATTCCCAAACACATTGACAAAGTACATGGCAAGGACCGTGACAAAGAGAATAGAGTTCAGTTCTTGTATGTCTGTCACCCCCGAGAGGAGAAATTCTGTGACTAATGTTGGATTCAAtaatacttaaaaagaaaagatatgatAGTTTTTGGAATACCAACCTTCTTTAAAGACATCATTTTTAAAGACAATAATTTTCTTGACAAGATACTGTTTGTGAGAAAAACTGAAAAGTTCTGTTGAAGATCTTATGTATGTACCTATCATACTATTAAATATTAAGTCTAAATTTGTGTTGTGAATTCCTattcaaacattttttaatttattatcgttttctgttttatttatttaattgtatgTGCTTTGGTGTGAGGATGCCtcatcccctggaattggagttacataATTGTGACctgtcatgtgggtactgggaattgagcctggatcctctgaaagagcaaccagtgctttgaaccactgagccatctctccagctccctatagttttcattaattttgtatttttaatggaGATCCAGAACAGGTACCATTCTACCATATTTCTAGCTGtgaatatttacattttgattcaaCTGTCTTTTCACCTTTTTAGTTGTCTCTAACAAGAAATAACTTGTAAAATATCCCATTAGGCAAACAGCCTCTGAAAAGTGGAAACACTCATGAAATGTTTTAACTTGAAAGAATTAggcaaaaataaatttctttcaaTCACAGAGTTAATGGAAAGTATAGACAGATTTATCATAGCATAGAAACTCCACCTCATCTTAAGAATGTACAATGTATAGAAACATCTTTTCACTGATTTGTTTCTTATTTGTGATTGATCCAGATGTGGTAAGAACCATAACCATACTAATCGTGAGAGTCTGACcagatgtgtgcacacattttTTCAGAGTTGTAGCAATAATTAGTGTCTTCCAATAATGTGAACATTGATAGCATTAGAAATAGATCTCTAAGATGTTCTTTGGCAGTATCAAAATGGACCCATCTCTCTCTTGGGTTCAGGAGTGTTGGGTTGACAGTCATACTGTGTCCTAACCCAAAACACTTTTTGCAATATAAATTATACTTTATGAAATTTCTAACCCCTGGATATTCTTAGACCAAAGAAAGGCTTTTCTAAGTCCTAGTTCCAAGAGTATTtgtataagaaaatatattctacaTGAACCTAACATTCGCTTCCCTCATTTCATCAAGAGGAACTACAAGTACCTGTGTCTTTAGTCTCTTTGAGAAATCTTGACTTCTCTGTTACCTATTTAAGCTCATTCTTCAAATATTGATGTTTATTTGTCTCTCTTCTAGCACTATGAATAAAATTTTGGTAAGAAACTCTCTTGTGTTGTATCTTCCCCAAATCAGGCTGCCTTAAATCATCCTACTCTAAAGTTACAGGATGGTTCAGCTCTCCCCACCTTAAGACTCTTTTCTATGAAACTAATTCCTGACATTCATGCCTATTAAATGaagtgttattttcttttaaaaaatgagtaatTTACATTTTAC includes:
- the Or12d14b gene encoding olfactory receptor 12D2 yields the protein MVLLNPTLVTEFLLSGVTDIQELNSILFVTVLAMYFVNVFGNGAIMMIVSLDPRLHSPMYFFLGNLACLDICFSTVTVPKMLENFFSTSKAISFLGCITQLYFFHFLGSTEALLLTIMAFDRFVAICRPLHYPSIMNRQVCIQMAVFIWAIPFLHALVHSILTYQLNFCGSNHIHHFFCDVKPLLELACGNTELNRWLLNTFTGTFAIGLFFLTFLSYFYIITYLFLKTRSCSMLHKALSTCASHFMVVIIFYAPVLFIYINPDSGSSLEKDRIIAVMYTVVTPALNPLIYTLRNKEVRRALNRKIRIHL